TCAGCCAGCCGCAATGTTCTTCCATCCAGCAAAATTTTTTTAATCGTCTCCGGGTGTTGCGCTTCGCCCATTTCTTTCTCCTGAAGCGTTGGGTTTGTTTTACCTCTGTTGGGCGCTTGGGGTCGATCGCCTCAGCCGACTATTTAGCCATCGCTTTCGCTTTCAACGCCTTGGGCATTTTTTCGATCGCATAGCGCAGGGCGGTTCTCGGCATGGTCGCTTTATGAGCGCACACATAGTCAAAAACTTTTTGTTGATGCGCCTGACTGGCGGCTTTGAGCATCCAGCCGTACCCTTTTTGTACAAGGTCATCCTTATCCAGGCGAAGGCTGTCGGCGATGGCGAAAACAGTCTCAAGAAATTTGCCTTCGCGGGCAGGAATGATCAGCGAGACCGCCGCCGCTCGCCGCAGCCAGCGGTTGTTGGATTGCGACCAGGTTTTCAACCGGGACAGACAGTTGGGGTACATCACCAGGAAGGAGCCGATCGTATGATTGCACAGCGTATCGCAGGCGGCCCAGTTATCGACATGCTTTTGAAGCCATCTTTCGAAAACTTTTATATCTGTCGGCTCATACTGGCTTCGTAGGGCGTAGGACCAATGGCAGGCGATAAACGATTCTTCGAGAGATCCGGTTCGCCAGAGTTCGTCGCAGAGCGCGAACACTTGTGCTTTGCTCTGTCCCTTGATCTCTTGAAAAAAGGTTTTTCCTATTTTGCTGACCTGTGCAGCTCTGACGCCGTGCAGCCGTACCGGTTCTTTGAAAAACGTGTTCCCGGTGGTCCGGGTTTTTTCATCTGCTTCCTGTTTAAGCGTTTGACGGACTCGCTGGATGATGGCGGACATAATGTTAAACTCCAAAAAATAGTTTTACGGAACGTTGACAGCGGTTCATGAAAGGACCACCGCGGTGCTTCGCGGATGTGTCTATTCTGCGTG
This sequence is a window from bacterium. Protein-coding genes within it:
- a CDS encoding DNA alkylation repair protein — encoded protein: MSAIIQRVRQTLKQEADEKTRTTGNTFFKEPVRLHGVRAAQVSKIGKTFFQEIKGQSKAQVFALCDELWRTGSLEESFIACHWSYALRSQYEPTDIKVFERWLQKHVDNWAACDTLCNHTIGSFLVMYPNCLSRLKTWSQSNNRWLRRAAAVSLIIPAREGKFLETVFAIADSLRLDKDDLVQKGYGWMLKAASQAHQQKVFDYVCAHKATMPRTALRYAIEKMPKALKAKAMAK